A genomic window from Astatotilapia calliptera chromosome 12, fAstCal1.2, whole genome shotgun sequence includes:
- the pmpca gene encoding mitochondrial-processing peptidase subunit alpha codes for MATHMSRCRTWSRVQRYGIAAYRKYSSGGGYPNISLSTPLPGIPKPVFASVDGQEKYETKITTLENGLKVASQNKFGEFCTVGVLVNSGSRHEAKYPSGIAHFLEKLAFSSTAQYGSKDEILLTLEKHGGICDCQTSRDTTMYAVSAEVKGLDTVVSLLSDAVLQPRLLDEELEMTRMAVRFELEDLNMRPDPEPLLTEMIHAAAYRGNTVGLPRFCPADNVDKIDKNVLHSYLRNYYRPERMVLAGVGIEHEQLVESARKYLLDVKPVWGTSSAPNVDLSVAQYTGGIVKMEKDMSDVSLGPTPIPELTHIMIGLESCSYLEDDFIPFAVLNMMMGGGGSFSAGGPGKGMFTRLYLNVLNRHHWMYNATSYHHSYEDSGLLCIHASADPRQVREMVEIITREFIQMGGSAGEMELERAKTQLKSMLMMNLESRPVIFEDVGRQVLSTGKRKLPHELCHLISSVTPGDIKRVTTKMLRSKPAVAALGDLMELPSYEHIQAALSSKDGRLPRTYRLFR; via the exons ATGGCGACTCACATGTCGAGGTGCAGAACCTGGAGTCGGGTTCAGAG GTATGGGATAGCAGCTTACCGGAAATACAGCAGTGGTGGCGGATACCCAAATATCTCCCTCTCTACACCGTTGCCTGGGATCCCCAAACCAGTGTTTGCTTCAGTGGATGGTCAGGAAAAATATGAGACCAAGATTACCACTCTAGAAAATGGCCTCAAAGTTGCTTCCCAAAACAAGTTTGGTGAATTCTGCACAGTTGGAG TTTTGGTTAATTCGGGATCCAGACATGAAGCAAAGTATCCAAGTGGGATTGCACACTTCTTAGAAAAACTTGCATTTTCT TCCACTGCACAGTATGGGAGTAAAGATGAAATCCTTCTTACGTTAGAGAAACACGGGGGGATCTGTGACTGCCAGACATCCAG AGACACCACAATGTATGCAGTGTCTGCTGAAGTGAAAGGTCTGGACACAGTGGTCAGTCTTCTGTCTGATGCTGTTCTGCAGCCTCGCCTGCTGG aTGAAGAGCTCGAGATGACCAGAATGGCGGTGCGCTTTGAGTTAGAAGATCTCAACATGAGGCCAGATCCTGAGCCATTACTCACTGAGATGATCCATGCT gCTGCGTATCGAGGCAACACAGTCGGACTGCCTCGTTTTTGTCCTGCAGATAATGTGGATAAGATTGACAAGAATGTGCTTCACAGTTACCTGCGTAACTATTACCGTCCAGAGCGCATGGTGCTGGCAGGAGTGGGCATCGAGCACGAGCAGCTGGTCGAAAGTGCCAGGAAATACCTGCTGGACGTAAAACCAGTGTGGGGAACGAGTTCAGCGCCCAACGTGGACCTCTCTGTAGCACAGTACACTGGTGGCATCGTCAAG ATGGAGAAGGATATGTCAGACGTGAGCCTCGGCCCCACCCCCATCCCAGAACTTACCCACATCATGATCGGCCTGGAGAGCTGCTCCTACCTG GAGGATGACTTTATCCCATTCGCTGTGCTCAACATGATGATGGGTGGAGGCGGCTCCTTCTCTGCAGGAGGACCCGGGAAAGGCATGTTTACCCGACTGTACCTGAACGTCCTTAACAG ACATCATTGGATGTACAACGCCACCTCCTACCATCATAGCTACGAGGACAGCGGCCTACTGTGTATCCATGCTAGTGCAGACCCCAGACAG GTGAGAGAAATGGTGGAAATAATCACCAGAGAGTTCATTCAGATGGGCGGCAGTGCAGGAGAG ATGGAGCTGGAGAGGGCAAAGACTCAGCTTAAGTCCATGTTGATGATGAATCTTGAATCACGGCCGGTTATTTTTGAAGACGTTGGTCGTCAGGTTCTCTCCACAGGAAAGAGAAAGCTGCCACATGAGCTCTGTCATCTAATAA GCAGCGTGACACCTGGTGACATTAAAAGAGTGACCACCAAGATGCTGCGCAGTAAGCCAGCTGTCGCAGCGCTTGGAGATCTCATGGAGCTGCCCTCGTACGAACACATCCAGGCCGCCTTGTCCAGCAAGGACGGACGTCTGCCCCGCACATACCGCCTCTTCAGATAG